The Frondihabitans australicus genome includes a region encoding these proteins:
- a CDS encoding heavy metal-binding domain-containing protein, translating to MTDSPDLSRVALPQDARARLADGKSRLFTSDLSVNEFLLVRQAGFTPVGLVLGSSVYHVGLQVGKWSKNMEMDRLSQAMYHARELAMTRMEAEAQALGADGIVGVRLEIEFKEYGNDLAEFIAIGTAVVGDQAPPTGQWRNNKNMPFTSDLSGQDFWTLIQSGYVPQGLVMGTCVYHIAHRGMMASMGTMGQNVEIPQYTEALYDARELAMGRMQAEAEVLDAEGIVGVQLLSLPHRWGGHTTEFFAIGTAVRPLREDHVIQTPNLVLPLTDGPYR from the coding sequence ATGACCGACTCCCCCGACCTCTCGCGCGTCGCACTGCCGCAGGATGCACGGGCCCGCCTCGCCGACGGCAAGTCGCGGCTGTTCACCAGCGACCTCTCGGTGAACGAGTTCCTGCTCGTGCGGCAGGCGGGGTTCACGCCGGTCGGCCTCGTTCTCGGATCGAGCGTCTACCACGTCGGCCTCCAGGTCGGGAAGTGGTCGAAGAACATGGAGATGGACCGCCTCAGCCAGGCGATGTACCACGCCCGTGAACTGGCCATGACCCGTATGGAGGCCGAAGCGCAGGCGCTCGGCGCCGACGGGATCGTCGGTGTGCGGCTCGAGATCGAGTTCAAGGAGTACGGCAACGACCTCGCCGAGTTCATCGCCATCGGCACCGCCGTCGTCGGCGATCAGGCGCCTCCGACGGGGCAGTGGCGCAACAACAAGAACATGCCGTTCACGTCCGATCTGTCGGGCCAGGACTTCTGGACCCTGATCCAGTCCGGCTACGTGCCTCAGGGGCTCGTCATGGGCACCTGCGTCTACCACATCGCCCACCGGGGCATGATGGCGTCGATGGGCACGATGGGCCAGAACGTCGAGATCCCGCAGTACACCGAGGCGCTCTACGACGCCCGCGAGCTCGCCATGGGCCGCATGCAGGCCGAGGCGGAGGTGCTGGACGCCGAGGGGATCGTGGGCGTGCAGCTCCTCTCGCTGCCCCACCGCTGGGGCGGCCACACCACCGAGTTCTTCGCGATCGGCACGGCCGTGCGACCGCTGCGCGAGGACCACGTGATCCAGACGCCGAACCTGGTGCTGCCGCTGACCGACGGTCCCTACCGATGA
- a CDS encoding TetR/AcrR family transcriptional regulator — MNDTLEQPQATSPSVQLRIDIVEATIVVFTNRGYRATTVEDVADQMQIPVEDVEREFPTWPGLVLAVIDRWNRRRLERVVAVAHGRGTIQMLRTLVAYNVAEPALMRLLVSLANEAADPTHPAAKYFRERYQDFHTMIQQGLREDIANGLAPDDIEPAAVAEQIVALYEGLQLQAMLRPRFDLGAAFNRAMDYFTDSW; from the coding sequence ATGAACGACACCCTCGAGCAGCCGCAGGCCACGAGCCCCAGCGTCCAGCTCCGCATCGACATCGTCGAGGCGACCATCGTCGTCTTCACGAATCGCGGCTACCGCGCGACCACCGTCGAAGACGTCGCCGACCAGATGCAGATTCCCGTCGAAGACGTCGAACGCGAGTTCCCGACCTGGCCGGGCCTCGTCCTTGCCGTCATCGACCGCTGGAACCGCCGCCGCCTCGAGCGCGTCGTCGCCGTCGCCCACGGCCGCGGCACGATCCAGATGCTCCGCACCCTCGTCGCCTACAACGTCGCCGAGCCCGCCCTCATGCGACTGCTCGTCTCGCTGGCGAACGAGGCCGCCGATCCGACGCACCCCGCCGCGAAGTACTTCCGCGAGCGGTACCAGGACTTCCATACGATGATCCAGCAGGGTCTCCGCGAGGACATCGCGAACGGCCTCGCCCCCGACGACATCGAGCCGGCCGCCGTCGCCGAGCAGATCGTCGCCCTCTACGAGGGGCTGCAGCTGCAGGCGATGCTCCGCCCGCGCTTCGACCTGGGCGCCGCCTTCAATCGCGCGATGGACTACTTCACCGATAGTTGGTAA
- the pbfA gene encoding (R)-1-hydroxy-2-aminoethylphosphonate ammonia-lyase yields the protein MQPKPLQPKQSESDTNTGTRRQAWDAERTPADRDLLDRDAAVYLKQSVSTPCLTSIVGADGPYLYASDGTRYLDFHGNSAHQIGYGHPRLVAALEAQLRELPFVPRRFTSDVSVRFAESLVEHAPREADGTGLDRVLLTTGGSDAVEVALKLARVATGRHRTLSFWESFHGAGFGASSVGGEQMFRGGPLSPLLSGTEHVPPIGCYRDMLGSGHGSQEPHDASCGKALAQLIDYTLKVQGDVAAVIAEPMRAVPQMAAPGFWQAVRRSCDETGTLLIFDEIPTGLGRTGEFSASTHESVVPDMLVWGKGLGGGALPVAAVLARAELDVAGDWALGHYTHEKNPMMSRAGLTTIEILDDEGLVEDSARKGAHALSRLRDLQSRHDVIGDTRGRGLMLGVDLVEPGTQRPNADLAEAVLYGCLRRGLSFKTTMGNVLTLAPALTIPDDELDRALDILEEALVEAL from the coding sequence GTGCAACCGAAACCCCTGCAACCGAAGCAGAGCGAGAGCGACACCAACACCGGCACCCGCCGCCAGGCCTGGGACGCCGAGCGGACGCCCGCCGACCGCGACCTCCTCGACCGCGACGCCGCCGTCTACCTCAAGCAGTCGGTGTCGACCCCGTGCCTGACGAGCATCGTCGGCGCCGACGGCCCCTACCTCTACGCCTCCGACGGCACCCGCTACCTCGACTTCCACGGCAACTCGGCGCATCAGATCGGCTACGGCCACCCGCGCCTCGTGGCGGCGCTCGAGGCGCAGCTGCGTGAGCTGCCGTTCGTGCCGAGGCGGTTCACCAGCGATGTGAGCGTGCGTTTCGCCGAGTCGCTGGTCGAGCATGCGCCGCGAGAGGCGGACGGGACGGGGCTCGATCGGGTCCTGCTCACCACTGGCGGATCGGATGCCGTCGAGGTGGCCCTCAAGCTCGCCCGCGTGGCGACGGGCCGCCACAGGACGCTGTCGTTCTGGGAGTCGTTCCACGGCGCCGGCTTCGGCGCGTCGAGCGTCGGCGGCGAGCAGATGTTCCGCGGCGGGCCGCTCTCGCCCCTCCTCTCGGGCACCGAGCACGTGCCCCCGATCGGCTGCTATCGAGACATGCTCGGCTCGGGCCACGGGTCGCAGGAGCCGCACGACGCCTCCTGCGGAAAAGCGCTGGCGCAGCTGATCGACTACACCCTGAAGGTCCAGGGCGACGTCGCCGCCGTCATCGCCGAGCCCATGCGAGCCGTGCCGCAGATGGCCGCGCCCGGCTTCTGGCAGGCGGTGCGTCGGAGCTGCGACGAGACCGGGACGCTGCTGATCTTCGACGAGATCCCGACGGGTCTCGGCCGCACCGGCGAGTTCTCGGCGTCGACGCACGAGAGCGTCGTGCCCGACATGCTCGTCTGGGGCAAGGGCCTCGGCGGCGGCGCGCTGCCGGTCGCCGCCGTGCTGGCCCGTGCCGAGCTCGATGTCGCCGGCGACTGGGCTCTCGGCCACTACACGCACGAGAAGAACCCGATGATGTCGCGGGCGGGCCTCACCACCATCGAGATCCTCGACGACGAGGGCCTCGTCGAAGATTCGGCCCGCAAGGGCGCGCACGCGCTGTCACGCCTGCGCGATCTCCAGTCGCGCCACGACGTCATCGGCGACACCCGCGGGCGAGGGCTCATGCTGGGCGTTGACCTGGTCGAGCCGGGCACGCAGCGTCCCAATGCCGACCTGGCCGAGGCCGTCCTCTACGGCTGCCTCCGCCGCGGCCTCAGCTTCAAGACGACGATGGGCAACGTGCTGACGCTCGCGCCGGCGCTGACGATCCCCGACGACGAGCTCGATCGCGCGCTCGACATCCTCGAGGAGGCGCTGGTCGAGGCGCTCTAG
- a CDS encoding heavy metal-binding domain-containing protein, translated as MSGWTNGLPPAAHDRVARQRASGTAGSLFSAPAAAAAKSAGLVPIGEVFGSLVMNLGWSGTGCNFYGMYGRGGAGGFGGGGFNGGGGFAAGGLFGGNMMNYQTPVTTSGDHGGYAGFAPYVKAFEHGWHGAIQRMLAEALALGAEGVVGVKVSRVRIDQSAYEFAAIGTAVRSVDTSLVARPREGTVWYANLSAEDCASAIHSGFQPSEMALGLSVATKHEDYVLKQQRSSWAGNQEIEGLTLLVNAARHDARNQLVARARRDGGAGADLVITNTDVTEFETPCGEEIDLHAEAVFIGTILVPGPMRAFRTRDRPGSAAVTTVLPLSDPGVRTRRYR; from the coding sequence GTGAGCGGATGGACGAACGGGCTGCCCCCGGCGGCGCACGATCGAGTGGCCCGACAGCGGGCGAGCGGCACGGCCGGCTCGCTGTTCTCGGCACCTGCGGCGGCAGCGGCGAAGAGCGCGGGACTGGTGCCGATCGGTGAGGTCTTCGGCTCGCTCGTGATGAACCTCGGTTGGTCGGGCACGGGCTGCAACTTCTACGGGATGTACGGCCGCGGCGGCGCGGGCGGCTTCGGCGGTGGTGGCTTCAATGGCGGCGGCGGTTTCGCCGCCGGCGGCCTGTTCGGCGGCAACATGATGAACTACCAGACCCCCGTCACCACGTCGGGCGACCACGGCGGATACGCAGGCTTCGCGCCCTACGTGAAGGCGTTCGAGCACGGCTGGCACGGCGCGATCCAGCGCATGCTCGCCGAGGCCCTCGCCCTGGGCGCCGAGGGAGTCGTCGGCGTGAAGGTCTCGCGCGTGAGGATCGACCAGTCCGCCTACGAGTTCGCCGCGATCGGCACGGCTGTCCGCAGCGTCGACACGTCCCTCGTCGCCCGCCCGCGGGAGGGCACGGTCTGGTACGCGAACCTCTCCGCCGAGGACTGCGCCAGCGCGATCCACTCTGGCTTCCAGCCGAGCGAGATGGCTCTCGGGCTCTCCGTCGCGACGAAGCACGAGGACTACGTGCTCAAGCAGCAGCGCTCGTCCTGGGCGGGCAACCAGGAGATCGAGGGTCTCACGCTCCTCGTCAACGCCGCCCGGCACGACGCCCGCAACCAGCTCGTCGCCCGGGCGCGACGCGACGGGGGCGCAGGAGCCGACCTCGTCATCACGAACACCGACGTCACCGAGTTCGAGACCCCCTGCGGAGAGGAGATCGACCTGCACGCCGAGGCCGTGTTCATCGGCACAATCCTCGTGCCCGGCCCGATGCGGGCCTTCCGCACCCGCGATCGGCCGGGGTCGGCGGCCGTCACGACCGTCCTGCCGCTCAGCGACCCGGGCGTCCGCACCCGACGCTACCGGTGA
- a CDS encoding GtrA family protein encodes MIRLARRLLADERFRFLLVGGFNTVFGYALFAAFELTIGHTIGYLGSLYASYAISTVVAFVLHRRFTFRAQDSGNVVVDFLRFCGVYVVSLAINSVILPLLVEVAHWQPLVAQAVTVVVTTLISYFGHKFFSFRRRPAPVPGADPGVR; translated from the coding sequence ATGATCCGCCTTGCGCGCCGGCTGCTGGCCGACGAACGGTTCCGCTTCCTCCTGGTGGGCGGGTTCAACACCGTGTTCGGTTACGCGCTCTTCGCCGCGTTCGAGCTCACGATCGGGCACACCATCGGCTACCTCGGCAGCCTGTACGCCTCGTACGCCATCTCGACGGTCGTCGCGTTCGTGCTGCATCGGCGCTTCACTTTCAGGGCGCAGGATTCGGGGAACGTCGTCGTCGACTTCCTGCGATTCTGCGGCGTCTACGTCGTGTCGCTCGCGATCAACTCCGTGATCCTGCCCCTGCTGGTCGAGGTCGCGCACTGGCAGCCCCTGGTCGCTCAGGCCGTGACAGTGGTCGTGACCACGCTGATCAGCTACTTCGGCCACAAGTTCTTCTCGTTCCGGCGGCGGCCCGCGCCGGTGCCCGGCGCCGACCCGGGTGTCCGCTGA
- a CDS encoding GAF domain-containing protein, giving the protein MPSLLHHLVLPILRSKYESIGGRLGVPRPDDAPQSHAPGVDPDRILVFGNGAAVGWGVRSHDLALPGQIARRLSALTGRGVDVDAVADPLMTIRTAAAAVPTERLSDYDAIVVIVGVSDALRLTSAAAWRRGVLELLDVIDAHAHPGTEIVIVGIHRPSAISVFSVREAGVVDRHAARLDDITRMICDARKRTHFVEPPILPAESTAASAVPEAAVSASEAVARSRARKGFALWADAHALLLAPLLDQHVGRGTAARDRRHRPQSLEMRMDAIRALGLLDSPPEKRFDDITERARVLLGTAGAAFSIVDEDRLYNKSYSGVGRTEVPLRGAMCSVTIQSGRPFVVPDVWKDDRFVTHPSVRFYAGHPVESPDGVRIGALCVTDPEPRSADSVDLVLLRELALSVQRELAMGPVEPLESTDEVAA; this is encoded by the coding sequence GTGCCCTCCCTGCTGCATCATCTGGTCCTGCCGATCCTCCGCTCGAAGTACGAGTCGATTGGCGGGCGTCTCGGCGTGCCGCGCCCGGACGACGCGCCGCAGTCGCACGCGCCCGGGGTCGATCCCGACCGGATCCTGGTGTTCGGCAACGGCGCCGCCGTCGGCTGGGGCGTCCGCAGCCACGACCTCGCTCTGCCCGGGCAGATCGCCCGCCGCCTCTCCGCGCTCACCGGTCGCGGGGTCGACGTCGACGCCGTCGCCGACCCGCTCATGACGATCCGCACCGCGGCGGCCGCCGTGCCGACCGAACGACTCTCGGACTACGACGCGATCGTCGTCATCGTCGGCGTCAGCGACGCGCTCCGTCTCACCTCGGCGGCCGCGTGGCGGCGTGGCGTCCTCGAGCTCCTGGACGTCATCGACGCCCACGCGCACCCCGGCACCGAGATCGTGATCGTGGGCATCCACCGGCCCAGCGCCATCAGCGTCTTCTCGGTCCGCGAAGCGGGCGTCGTCGACCGTCACGCCGCACGCCTCGACGACATCACGCGCATGATCTGCGACGCGCGGAAGCGGACGCACTTCGTCGAGCCGCCGATCCTGCCCGCCGAGTCGACCGCCGCCAGTGCCGTGCCCGAGGCCGCCGTCAGTGCGTCCGAGGCGGTCGCACGGAGTCGTGCACGCAAGGGGTTCGCCCTGTGGGCCGACGCCCACGCCCTCCTGCTCGCGCCGCTCCTCGACCAGCACGTCGGCCGCGGCACGGCGGCGCGCGACCGCCGCCACCGCCCGCAGAGCCTCGAGATGCGCATGGACGCGATACGCGCGCTGGGGCTGCTCGACTCGCCTCCCGAGAAGCGCTTCGACGACATCACCGAGCGCGCCCGCGTGCTGCTCGGCACGGCCGGTGCGGCCTTCTCGATCGTCGACGAGGACCGCCTCTACAACAAGTCGTACTCGGGCGTCGGCCGCACCGAGGTGCCTCTGCGCGGGGCGATGTGCTCGGTCACGATCCAGTCGGGCCGGCCGTTCGTCGTGCCCGACGTCTGGAAGGACGACCGCTTCGTCACCCACCCGTCCGTCCGCTTCTACGCCGGCCACCCGGTCGAGTCGCCCGACGGCGTCCGTATCGGCGCCCTCTGCGTGACCGACCCCGAGCCGCGCTCGGCCGACAGCGTCGATCTCGTGCTGCTGCGCGAGCTCGCCCTGTCGGTGCAGCGCGAGCTGGCCATGGGGCCGGTCGAGCCGCTCGAGTCGACCGACGAGGTCGCCGCCTGA
- a CDS encoding toxic anion resistance protein, translating to MSDLDLSQPLTPPDEPAQGVELTPPAAVPELEGEQAVGMVAIPADKRTELQQKAADFVADLAGEEPGSPAFSKKIDDIVRMGEKEITASSQVSNRMLERPSSSLAAAKGRGDAGAPQAKVAKTLQDLRSTITDLDPARAELTGAKKLLGMIPGARKLTHYFERYQSSQKQLDAIVNALVSGQDELRRDNASIEQERQNLWATMGRLGEYATLAGALDEATSRKADELRATDPKAADALLADALFPIRQRRQDLTTQIAVSVQGYLALDMIRKNNLELIKGVERARTTTVAALRTAVVVAQALANQRLVLDQISALNDTTNTMIGRTSELLKQQTSMIHEQATTSGVSVETLQHAFDNVFATMDDIDSYRAKAVQGMEATVTALEGQIQRSRSYLERSRAEQVRGGDATPSIGS from the coding sequence ATGTCCGACCTCGATCTCAGCCAGCCGCTGACGCCACCCGACGAGCCCGCCCAGGGCGTCGAACTGACGCCCCCCGCCGCCGTCCCCGAGCTCGAGGGAGAGCAGGCCGTCGGCATGGTCGCAATCCCGGCCGACAAGCGCACCGAGCTGCAGCAGAAGGCCGCCGACTTCGTCGCCGACCTCGCGGGGGAGGAACCCGGCAGCCCGGCCTTCTCGAAGAAGATCGACGACATCGTCCGCATGGGCGAGAAAGAGATCACGGCGTCGAGCCAGGTGTCGAACCGCATGCTCGAGCGCCCGTCGTCGTCTCTGGCGGCGGCGAAGGGCCGGGGCGACGCGGGAGCCCCGCAGGCCAAGGTGGCGAAGACGCTGCAAGACCTTCGATCCACGATCACCGACCTGGATCCCGCGCGCGCCGAGCTCACCGGGGCGAAGAAGCTGCTGGGCATGATCCCCGGGGCGAGGAAGCTCACCCACTACTTCGAGCGGTACCAGTCGTCGCAGAAGCAGCTCGACGCGATCGTGAACGCTCTGGTCTCCGGCCAGGACGAACTTCGGCGCGACAACGCCTCGATCGAGCAGGAGCGCCAGAACCTCTGGGCGACCATGGGCCGGCTCGGCGAGTACGCGACGCTCGCCGGGGCTCTCGACGAGGCGACGAGCCGCAAGGCCGACGAACTCCGCGCGACCGACCCGAAGGCGGCCGACGCGCTCCTGGCCGACGCGCTCTTCCCGATCCGGCAGCGTCGACAAGACCTCACCACGCAGATCGCCGTGTCGGTGCAGGGCTATCTCGCGCTCGACATGATCCGCAAGAACAACCTCGAGCTCATCAAGGGCGTCGAGCGCGCCCGCACCACGACCGTCGCCGCCCTGCGCACCGCCGTGGTCGTCGCGCAGGCGCTCGCGAACCAGCGGCTCGTGCTCGACCAGATCTCGGCGCTCAACGACACGACCAACACGATGATCGGGCGCACGAGCGAGCTGCTTAAACAGCAGACCAGCATGATCCACGAGCAGGCCACGACTTCCGGCGTGAGCGTCGAGACGCTGCAGCACGCGTTCGACAACGTCTTCGCCACCATGGACGACATCGACTCGTACCGGGCGAAGGCGGTCCAGGGCATGGAAGCGACGGTCACAGCGCTCGAGGGCCAGATCCAGCGGTCGCGGAGCTACCTCGAGCGCTCGCGGGCCGAGCAGGTGCGCGGCGGCGACGCGACGCCCTCGATCGGGTCGTAG